CTGCGCTATGCCGGCCTGTGGGCCACGCTGGGGCTGGGGTACTGGGTGGTGCGGGAGCGCGCGACGGGGCGGTACCTGGGAGAGGTGGGATTCGGCGACTTCCGCCGCGACATCGTGCCTCCGCTGGACGGCATCCCGGAGATGGGATGGGTGCTGGACCCGCGGGCGCACGGGCGCGGCTACGCGACGGAGGCCGTGCGCGCCGGGCTCGCCTGGGCGGAGGAGAACCTGCCGCGCGCCGCGGACGGGGCGCCCGGGCGCATCGTGGCCATCATCCATCCCGACAACGCCCCTTCCATCCACGTGGCCCAGAAGTGCGGATTCCGCCGGTGCGCAAACGCCATCTACAAGGACGAGGTCACGCTCGTCTTCGAGCGGTAGCCACGCGGACGCTCAGCCGGCGCGGCGGTAATGCGAGGTCATGAACCGCGTCCACCGGCCGTCGCTCCCCAGCACGTCGGAGGTGAGCACCCGGTGGCCGGGGGCCACGAACTCGATGGCGTCCCTGTACTTCGTCATCGTGTTCCCGTCTTCCCAGCTGGGCCCCTCGGTGTCCAGCGTCAGCCGGTTGCCCGAGGCGTCGAGCTCGCCGTCGTAGATCCAGATGTGCGTCATCATCGATCCCACGAAGGTGCCCTTGAAGCGCTGCGTGGCGGCGTCGTAGCCCAGCGTCATCAGCGTGTCTGCCGTTCCGTCCCCGGACATGTCGCCCTCGCACAGGGCCCACGTGCCGCCCAGCAGGCGAACGCTCTCGCGCCCGCCCAGCTTCACCGGCGGCTCGCCCGGTGCCCCGGCGGCTTCCATCTCGTAGGTCCATTCGCCCACCAGGCGCTGCAGCCAGGCGTGGGTCCCCCGCGGTTCGCCGTGCATCGATGTGTCCCTGTGGATGAGGTGGGAGGGTGCCCAGCGGATGCGCAACGTACAGGTGCCCGGTGCACGCGCCAAGACGTTCGTTGACCGCAAGGGCACGTTCTCGGCTCGCCAATCGCTACAACCCTTGTTTACCGGGATGAATCCGTTAGCTTGGAAAGCTCCTCCGACCGTGGCCGTGCCGGCCGCCCTCCTCCTCTGTAGTCCCCACGAGGCAGCTTGAACAGCACTGTCCGTATCATGTCGCAGGCGCGGATTCCGCTTGCGATGCTGCTGGTGGCCGCCGCGTGCGGCGACGGGCAGCCCACCGGGCCCAGCCTGGCGGCCGAGAAGTTTCCGGCGCTGCAGGTGTTCGAGTGCACCGCGAACGTGGCCTCGGGGAGCGTGTCGTGCGCCAGCCCGCTTCCGACCGGGGGCAACTTCGCGATCATCGGGGGGCAGAACGACAACGTCCGCCTCACTTCGTCCGACGTCACGGCGGTGGGCGGCATCTTCTCGTTCAATGTGACGGTGCAGAACCTGTTGCCCGAGGCCATGGGCACGCCCGACGGCCTGGCTCTCGACACCGCCGGGATCTCGGTGTTCTTCCACCGGGGGCCGACCGTCACTGCGGGAACCGGCACCGTGACGGTGGCCAACGAGGACGGCAGCAAGGAGTTCACGGCCCCCAACCAGCCGTACTTCCGCTACAGCGAGGTCCTCTCGCAGGACGAGGTTTCGGCGTCCAAGACCTGGCAGCTGGCGTACACGGCCGGCGTGCAGACCTTCACCTTCAAGGTGTACGTCGCCGCCGTGCTGCAGCCGCTGCTGGTGATCAACGAAGTGCTGGCGAACCCCAGGAGCGGCGCTTTGCCGCCGGGAGCCACGGGCATTACGGATGCCAACGGAGAGTGGTTCGAGGTCTACAACGCCGGGCGGTTCCCGGTGCAGATGCAGGGCATGACGATTTCCGACTCCTCCTCCGGCAGCAGCGGCAAGCAGAAATACCACGTGATCGCCTCGTCGCTGCTGGTCGAGCCGGGCGCGTACGTCGTGTTGGGCAACAACGCGAACACGTCGACCAATGGCGGGGTGCCCGTCGACTACGCGTACCCGAACACCGCACTGATGCTGGCCAACACGATCGACGCGATCAAGCTCTCGCGCTCGCTCACCCCGGGCGACACGCTGGCCCTCTTCACGGTGGATCGAATCCAGTACGCCGACGGAACCAAATCGGCTAAGGACGGCGTCTCGCGCGAGCTCCTCAACCCCGTGCTCGACAACTCGAACGTGGACGGCTCCTTCTGGGCCGATGCCCTGCCGGGGGCCACGTACGGTCCGTCGGGGCTCACGCGCGGCACGCCCAAGGCGCAGAACTCCACGTACACGCCCTGATGCCCGCCGGGGCCGGGGCGATCGTCTCGCCCGGGCCCGCGCCGCGCATCTACGTTCGTCAGCGTTCCCGGGCCGCCCCGCGGCCCACGACAGCAACGTTCCGTGCACCGGCGCATGCCGGTGCACTCGACCCCTGAGGCTGAAGCCGATGTCGACCAAGAACTCTTCGCCCGCCGAGAAGCCCGCCGCCGGCCGCAAGGCCTGGGTGGCCCCCCGCGTGGACACGCTCCCGCGGCTGACCAACCTGACGCTGGCGACCGGCGCCGCCATCAACGGTGGCGGCGACGTCAACTCGCCCGGCAGCAGCGTGTTCTAGCACGCGGCTGCACACGCTCGACCATTCCCCGCCCCGGCCGCGCGCCGGGGCGGGGATTGTTTGTTTCCGGGCAAGTGCCTGTGGCTGCAAGACCTGCGGGGCCTTGTCGAAACGCCCGGAATGCGGTAGTGTAGTACATCATCCGCCACAGCGGGTCCCTCCCCCGCATACCCGTATCCTGGGCTACCTGGTGCTGCGCACTCTGCCTTCCGTGGCCGCTCGCCGGCCGTGGCGCTCCGCGTTTTCCATCATCGCGGGCGCACTTCTCGTCATCGGCTGCACAGACAGCATCGTCACGCCCACGAGAACGGAGCCCACGCCGGTGCCCCCGGCGGGCCCGGTGAGCATGCAGCTGACCTGCGTGGCCAGCGTGCAAAGCGGCTCCGTGTCCTGCAGCACCCCGGCGACGCCGGCCGGCGTGCGCGGCGCGGTGACGTACGGCGGGCAGAACCAGTACGTGAAGCTCACATCCACCAACGTGACGTTCGACGCGGGCACGCGCATC
This genomic stretch from Longimicrobium sp. harbors:
- a CDS encoding DUF1579 domain-containing protein translates to MHGEPRGTHAWLQRLVGEWTYEMEAAGAPGEPPVKLGGRESVRLLGGTWALCEGDMSGDGTADTLMTLGYDAATQRFKGTFVGSMMTHIWIYDGELDASGNRLTLDTEGPSWEDGNTMTKYRDAIEFVAPGHRVLTSDVLGSDGRWTRFMTSHYRRAG
- a CDS encoding lamin tail domain-containing protein, producing the protein MNSTVRIMSQARIPLAMLLVAAACGDGQPTGPSLAAEKFPALQVFECTANVASGSVSCASPLPTGGNFAIIGGQNDNVRLTSSDVTAVGGIFSFNVTVQNLLPEAMGTPDGLALDTAGISVFFHRGPTVTAGTGTVTVANEDGSKEFTAPNQPYFRYSEVLSQDEVSASKTWQLAYTAGVQTFTFKVYVAAVLQPLLVINEVLANPRSGALPPGATGITDANGEWFEVYNAGRFPVQMQGMTISDSSSGSSGKQKYHVIASSLLVEPGAYVVLGNNANTSTNGGVPVDYAYPNTALMLANTIDAIKLSRSLTPGDTLALFTVDRIQYADGTKSAKDGVSRELLNPVLDNSNVDGSFWADALPGATYGPSGLTRGTPKAQNSTYTP
- a CDS encoding GNAT family N-acetyltransferase codes for the protein MPNESIDTERLTLRRPALADFADSLAMWSSPEVARYISGRPSTREEVWARLLRYAGLWATLGLGYWVVRERATGRYLGEVGFGDFRRDIVPPLDGIPEMGWVLDPRAHGRGYATEAVRAGLAWAEENLPRAADGAPGRIVAIIHPDNAPSIHVAQKCGFRRCANAIYKDEVTLVFER